The Aliidongia dinghuensis genome contains the following window.
CCGGTCCAGCCCGGGGGCAGGACGACGAGATCCCCCGCCGTGACGGTGTGGGCGATGCCGGTGGTGGCATCCGTGATGGTGGCGGTGCCCGACAGGATAAACGCTACCTCGGTGTCGGGGCGGTTGTTGATGGGCCAGCCGCCGGGCTGGCATTCCCAGATGCCGATGTTGCCGCCGGCGTTCGGAGCGATCCTCAGCAGGCCAAGCTGCGGGTCGCCCTTGTCCGCGCCGGGCCGTTGACCGGCAGGGGGTAGAGGACCGGAGGTAACTTCCGCACTCCTGATGATGGTTATGGTGGTCATCCGGATCTCCTTTGCGCTCTGTGGTCGAGGTCGTCAGTGTGCGCCGGTCAGGGACTCCAGCACGTGAGCCACTCGGGAGGGGCGCTTGGCGAGGCGCTCCTCGGCGTCTCCGATGGTCGCGGCGCAGAGTCCGAGGTTCACGCCGAGCCAGCGGAACGGCTCCGGCGCCCACTGCGGCGAGCGGTGGTTGACGATGGGCAGCCGGTTGATCTCCTCATCCCGCTCGAGGATGAGGTTGCGGAGAATGCGCCCCGCCAGATTGCTTGTCGCGACACCGTCCCCGACATACTGACCCGCCCATGCCAACCCCGAGACGCGATCCAGCCCGACGGACGGATGCCAGTCTCGTGGCACGCCGAGCGCACCGCCCCATCGATGCGTCACGCGGACACCGCTCAGGGCGGGGAAAAACTCGGTCATCGTGGCCCGGATCTTCTCGTGAACGGCATCGACGATGTCGTACGCCACGGAAACCTTCGACCCGAAATGATAGGGGGCGCCTCTGCCGCCGAAAACCAGGCGGCCGTCGGCGGTCACCTGGGCATAGACCCGCAGGTGGCGCATGTCGTTGAAGGCGATGCGGTGGTCGAGGTTCAGCTCCGTTCGCACGTGCTGGGGCAAAGGCTCGGTGGCGAGCACCAGCGAGTACAGTGGGATGACGGTGCGGCGATGTTCCTTGAACTGCGGCGTGAATCCTTCGGTCGCCCGAACGATGATGGGGGCGCGGACCTTGCCACGGGGAGTGATGACACTGCCGCTGTTGAAACTTGTTGCCGGCGTTCTCTCGTAGATGCGAGCGCCGAGCGCTTCGACAATGCGCGCGAGGCCGCGGACGAGGCGACCGGGATGGACCAGGGCGCAATGCTCGGTATAGAGCCCGCCGACAACCCCCTCGGCCCCCACCCTGGCGGACGCGTCTCGCGCATCCAGAAACCGCCACTGGTCGGGCAGGCCGAGCGCTGCGGACGCCCGGACGGCGGCGTGGGCGCGGCTGAGCTGCGCGGGCGACCTCGCCAGCGACAGAAACCCTTGCTTGGCGTAGTTGGCGTCGATGCCCTCGTCCCGAAGGACACGCCCGATCTCGTCGACCGTGGCGTTCATGGCCGCCTGAAGTGCCAGTGCCGCGGCATGCGACGAGGACCTGGCAACATGCAGAAGCGAGACCGGGAAGATCGCGGACGCCCAACCGCCGTTGCGTCCCGAGGCGCCGTAGCCGGCATAGTCTCGCTCGATGAGCACCACCCGCAGGGCGGGTGCCGCCTTCAACAGGTAGTACGCGGTCCACAGGCCTG
Protein-coding sequences here:
- a CDS encoding cupin domain-containing protein; amino-acid sequence: MTTITIIRSAEVTSGPLPPAGQRPGADKGDPQLGLLRIAPNAGGNIGIWECQPGGWPINNRPDTEVAFILSGTATITDATTGIAHTVTAGDLVVLPPGWTG
- a CDS encoding NAD(P)/FAD-dependent oxidoreductase → MMDGPISPPFTAYENLERLHIQALDMPATRALTALPNVPLWYEDAERGKALDSDVDADVAIVGAGYTGLWTAYYLLKAAPALRVVLIERDYAGYGASGRNGGWASAIFPVSLLHVARSSSHAAALALQAAMNATVDEIGRVLRDEGIDANYAKQGFLSLARSPAQLSRAHAAVRASAALGLPDQWRFLDARDASARVGAEGVVGGLYTEHCALVHPGRLVRGLARIVEALGARIYERTPATSFNSGSVITPRGKVRAPIIVRATEGFTPQFKEHRRTVIPLYSLVLATEPLPQHVRTELNLDHRIAFNDMRHLRVYAQVTADGRLVFGGRGAPYHFGSKVSVAYDIVDAVHEKIRATMTEFFPALSGVRVTHRWGGALGVPRDWHPSVGLDRVSGLAWAGQYVGDGVATSNLAGRILRNLILERDEEINRLPIVNHRSPQWAPEPFRWLGVNLGLCAATIGDAEERLAKRPSRVAHVLESLTGAH